The proteins below come from a single Pleuronectes platessa chromosome 3, fPlePla1.1, whole genome shotgun sequence genomic window:
- the hhip gene encoding hedgehog-interacting protein — MKHLQFVLVLAIAVNVWECGDAKFGERGEISPRRRRCYDGSSPKRLKKRERKVLLDGSGGGGGGGSGEVCHRLYPRVSCCPTRRAAYQILHRRDARIFSTNNTECGRLLEEIKCARCSPNAQVLFHSSDMDKMPHREPDLPRLCQDFCREFYYTCRGHIPELFQADVDEFCQYYGRRDASLCFPDFQRKQPQGQDSNYLGDEKLEDISRKHKHNCYCAQEVLSGLRQPVSVVHCGDGSQRLFVLEREGTVRILNHDLDLIKEPFLDIHKLVQNGLKGGDERGLLSLVFHPNYKKNGKLYVSYTTNQERWAIGPHDHILRVVEYTVSRKNPNQVDTRTVRMLMEVAELHRKHLGGQLLFGPDGLLHIILGDGMITLDDMEEMDGLSDFTGSVLRVDVDTDSCTSPYSIPRDNPYFNSTNQPPEIFAHGLHDPGRCAVDRLQTENGTVLILCTDASGKNTTSGRILEITKGKDYENEPSVYDLQSSGGAPPVGGFIYRGCQSRRLYGSYVFGDKNGNLRILQKSVLSTSASGEQWQEKALCVGSAGSCGSMLVGHIFGFGEDELGEVYILASSKNMAQSHSGKLFKLVDPKRPHAPKECQRQVEPPELLMTACSRHCKNGHCTPTGKCCCSPGWEGPFCRVAKCEPACRNGGVCMEPNKCLCKSGYSGAQCEKSERGMPNDQEKDGILDHIIDMTSYLLDLTSYIV, encoded by the exons atgaagcATTTGCAATTCGTGCTCGTCCTGGCCATCGCGGTCAACGTGTGGGAATGTGGGGACGCCAAATTCGGCGAGAGGGGCGAGATCAGCCCGAGGAGGAGACGCTGCTACGACGGAAGCTCGCCCAAGCGgctgaagaagagggagaggaaggtgtTGCTCGacggcagcggcggcggcggcggcggcggcagcggaGAAGTCTGCCACAGGTTGTACCCACGAGTGTCCTGCTGTCCCACCAGGAGAGCCGCGTACCAGATCCTGCACCGCAGGGATGCCCGG ATTTTCTCGACCAACAACACAGAATGTGGACGTCTCCTGGAGGAGATCAAGTGCGCTCGCTGCTCCCCCAATGCCCAGGTGTTGTTCCACTCCTCGGACATGGATAAGATGCCACACAGGGAGCCAGACCTGCCGCGGCTCTGCCAGGACTTCTGCCGCGAGTTCTACTACACCTGCAGGGGGCACATACCAG AACTGTTTCAAGCCGATGTGGATGAGTTCTGCCAATACTATGGGAGGAGAGATGCCAGCCTATGCTTTCCAGATTTTCAACGAAAGCAACCACAAGGGCAAGATTCCAACTACTTGGGAGATGAGAAACTAGAAGATATCAGCAG gaaacacaaacacaactgctaCTGTGCCCAGGAGGTGTTGAGCGGTCTGCGGCAGCCGGTGTCCGTGGTGCACTGTGGGGACGGATCTCAGCGGCTCTTTGTCCTGGAGAGGGAGGGAACTGTCAGGATACTCAACCATGACCTTGACCTAATCAAAGAGCCCTTCCTGGACATCCACAAGCTGGTGCAGAACGGACTGAAG GGCGGAGATGAAAGGGGCCTGCTAAGCCTGGTATTCCACCCCAATTACAAGAAGAATGGCAAACTCTACGTCTCCTACACCACCAACCAAGAGCGCTGGGCCATCGGACCACACGACCACATTCTCCGTGTGGTTGAATACACCGTTTCAAG GAAAAACCCAAACCAAGTGGACACCAGGACAGTCCGGATGCTAATGGAAGTAGCAGAACTGCATAGGAAGCACCTAGGAGGCCAACTGCTGTTCGGCCCTGATGGTCTcttgcacatcatcctgggagATGGCATGATCACCCTGGATGACATGGAGGAAATGGATGGACTAAG TGATTTCACAGGGTCCGTACTCAGGGTAGATGTGGACACGGACTCTTGTACATCACCATATTCAATACCGCGGGACAACCCGTATTTCAACAGCACCAACCAGCCACCTGAAATCTTTGCCCATGGATTACATGACCCAGGCAG GTGTGCAGTGGATCGTCTTCAGACAGAAAACGGCACTGTCCTAATCCTCTGTACAGATGCCAGtggcaaaaacacaacatcaggAAGAATTCTGGAGATCACGAAGGGGAAAGATTATG AAAATGAGCCCTCTGTCTATGACCTGCAGTCCAGTGGGGGGGCGCCACCTGTGGGAGGCTTCATCTACAGGGGCTGCCAGTCAAGAAGACTGTACGGCAGTTATGTGTTTGGAGATAAAAATGG TAACTTGCGGATCCTCCAGAAGTCTGTGTTGTCAACATCAGCAAGTGGTGAACAGTGGCAGGAAAAAGCTCTGTGTGTGGGCTCGGCTGGCTCCTGTGGCTCAATGCTCGTGGGACACATCTTTGGTTTCGGAGAGGACGAACTGG GCGAAGTCTACATCCTGGCAAGCAGTAAAAACATGGCGCAGTCACATAGTGGGAAACTCTTCAAGTTGGTGGATCCCAAAAG GCCTCACGCCCCTAAGGAGTGCCAGCGTCAGGTGGAGCCTCCAGAGCTGCTGATGACAGCTTGTTCCAGACACTGTAAGAACGGACACTGCACTCCGACTGGCAAGTGCTGCTGCAGCCCAGGCTGGGAGGGACCATTCTGCCGAGTTG CCAAATGTGAGCCAGCCTGCCGTAATGGAGGAGTGTGTATGGAGCCCAACAAGTGCCTGTGTAAGAGCGGCTACTCCGGCGCCCAGTGTGAGAAGAGTGAGCGGGGTATGCCCAATGACCAAGAGAAAGACGGTATACTGGACCACATCATTGACATGACCTCGTACCTCCTAGATCTGACCAGCTATATCGTATAG